The following are encoded in a window of Psychrobacter sp. P11F6 genomic DNA:
- the hutH gene encoding histidine ammonia-lyase, with protein MNDIKQLTLHPRQLSFKMLRDIYERPVILTLPEGAYKAIDASHEDVRTIIARDKSAYGINTGFGLLAKTRISDDQLELLQRNLIVSHSVGTGDALPAGVVRLIMVMKVASLAQGVSGVRREVVDSLLGLINNQITPNIPAKGSVGASGDLAPLSHMTLAMMGEGDVFVAGKKIPAADALAQHGLEPITLAAKEGLALINGTQVSTALALRGYFLARDLLETATIVGSLSIDAAKGSDSPFDARIHDVRGHHGQIEIAKAHRQLIKGSAIRASHDGEQDDRVQDPYCLRCQPQVMGACLDIINQAGKTLLIESNAVTDNPLIFNNEDGPVAISGGNFHAEPVAFAADILALAIAEIGSMSERRVALLIDATLSGGLPPFLVDNAGVNSGFMIAHVTAAALASENKSIAHPGSVDSIPTSANQEDHVSMATYCARRLYEMAQNTATIIGIELLAAGQGIDFHRGLDTSEPLTVAHQKLRAQVTFYDKDRYLAPDIEAAKQLVLDGTLAEHWQSLRSDWYESK; from the coding sequence ATGAACGATATCAAGCAACTAACCTTACACCCTCGCCAGCTTAGCTTTAAGATGCTACGTGATATCTACGAGCGGCCTGTCATATTGACACTGCCCGAGGGTGCTTATAAAGCCATCGATGCCTCGCACGAAGATGTGCGCACCATCATTGCACGCGACAAAAGCGCATATGGTATCAATACGGGTTTTGGCCTACTTGCCAAGACGCGTATCAGTGACGACCAACTTGAGCTACTTCAGCGCAACCTAATCGTTTCTCACTCAGTGGGCACTGGTGATGCACTTCCTGCTGGCGTGGTACGATTAATTATGGTAATGAAAGTTGCCAGTTTGGCGCAAGGTGTCTCTGGTGTACGCCGCGAAGTGGTTGATAGTTTACTTGGCTTAATCAATAATCAAATCACACCCAATATCCCAGCCAAAGGCTCGGTTGGCGCCTCTGGTGACTTAGCCCCTTTGTCACATATGACGCTGGCGATGATGGGCGAAGGTGATGTGTTTGTCGCTGGTAAAAAAATACCTGCTGCTGACGCTCTAGCGCAGCATGGACTTGAGCCTATTACTCTTGCAGCCAAAGAAGGCCTTGCACTTATCAACGGTACACAAGTATCAACCGCATTGGCATTACGGGGTTATTTCTTAGCGCGTGATTTGCTTGAGACCGCCACCATTGTAGGCTCACTGTCTATTGATGCTGCCAAAGGCTCGGATTCACCATTTGATGCGCGTATTCATGACGTGCGTGGTCATCATGGTCAAATTGAAATCGCCAAAGCGCACCGTCAATTAATCAAAGGCAGTGCGATTCGCGCCTCGCATGATGGTGAGCAGGATGACCGAGTGCAAGATCCTTACTGCCTGCGTTGTCAGCCGCAAGTCATGGGTGCCTGCCTTGATATCATCAATCAAGCAGGTAAAACGCTACTAATCGAATCCAATGCCGTCACTGACAATCCGCTAATTTTTAATAACGAAGATGGCCCAGTGGCTATATCAGGTGGTAACTTCCATGCTGAGCCAGTCGCTTTTGCCGCTGATATTTTAGCCTTGGCAATTGCCGAGATTGGTTCTATGTCTGAGCGCCGTGTGGCCTTACTTATCGATGCGACGCTGTCAGGTGGTCTGCCGCCATTCTTGGTTGATAACGCTGGGGTCAACTCAGGCTTTATGATCGCCCATGTGACCGCAGCCGCGCTGGCATCAGAGAATAAATCTATCGCTCACCCAGGCAGTGTCGACAGTATCCCAACCTCTGCCAATCAAGAAGACCATGTATCGATGGCCACCTATTGCGCACGCCGCCTATACGAGATGGCGCAAAACACCGCGACCATCATTGGCATTGAGCTATTAGCTGCTGGTCAAGGTATCGATTTCCATCGTGGATTAGATACGTCAGAGCCGTTGACCGTAGCACATCAAAAATTACGCGCGCAAGTGACTTTCTATGATAAAGACCGCTACCTCGCCCCAGATATTGAAGCGGCCAAGCAGTTGGTATTAGACGGTACGCTTGCTGAACATTGGCAGTCACTACGCAGCGATTGGTACGAGTCTAAATAA
- the gdhA gene encoding NADP-specific glutamate dehydrogenase, producing MSISQAIEKVEARYAHQPEFVQAVKEVAITIAPLYDAHPEYDTFKIFERLVEPDRVIAFRINWENDQGEVQVNRGWRVQFSNALGPYKGGVRFHPTVNQSVLKFLGFEQIFKNALTGLPMGGGKGGSDFDPKGKTDSEIRRFCYAFMRELHHYVNKDIDVPAGDIGVGGREVSYMFAMYKNLTHEYGGVLTGKGVGFGGSLMRTEATGYGAVYFLENMLTAQNDDIKGKRVLVSGAGNVSLHAAEKAHMLGGIVVTVSDSQGTLYDEAGLNQEKIDWLKAQKAKSKPLAEYVDVYGGEWFAKQKPWQFKGDIAIPSATQNEVNEEDAKLMVENGITYVVEGANMPLTAEAIDYIRLHRVHYAPGKAANAGGVAVSALEMSQNSVRQYKSFEQIDLRLKNIMRNIHDCAADASEQYGQTDNGYINYMAGANIVGFKRVADALVAYGILN from the coding sequence ATGAGTATCAGTCAGGCCATCGAAAAAGTCGAAGCGCGTTACGCCCATCAACCTGAATTCGTTCAAGCGGTAAAAGAAGTTGCAATTACGATTGCGCCGTTATACGACGCCCACCCAGAATATGATACTTTTAAAATATTTGAGCGCCTCGTTGAGCCTGATCGCGTTATTGCTTTTCGTATTAACTGGGAAAATGACCAAGGTGAAGTTCAGGTTAACCGCGGCTGGCGTGTCCAGTTCAGCAATGCGTTAGGTCCTTATAAAGGTGGCGTGAGATTTCATCCGACTGTCAACCAATCTGTGTTGAAGTTCTTAGGCTTTGAGCAAATATTCAAAAACGCTTTGACTGGATTGCCAATGGGCGGCGGTAAAGGTGGCTCTGATTTTGATCCCAAAGGCAAAACCGACAGTGAAATCCGCCGTTTTTGCTATGCCTTTATGCGTGAACTACATCACTATGTGAATAAAGACATCGATGTGCCCGCTGGTGACATTGGGGTGGGTGGGCGTGAAGTCAGCTATATGTTTGCTATGTATAAAAATTTAACGCACGAATACGGCGGCGTTTTGACCGGTAAAGGCGTTGGCTTCGGTGGCAGTTTGATGCGTACTGAGGCGACAGGTTATGGCGCGGTGTATTTCTTAGAAAACATGCTTACGGCGCAAAATGACGATATCAAAGGTAAGAGAGTATTGGTTTCAGGTGCTGGTAACGTCTCATTACATGCTGCTGAAAAAGCCCATATGCTGGGTGGCATCGTCGTCACTGTGTCAGACTCACAAGGGACTTTGTATGATGAAGCGGGTCTGAATCAAGAAAAAATTGATTGGCTCAAGGCGCAAAAAGCAAAAAGCAAACCGTTGGCTGAGTACGTCGATGTTTATGGTGGAGAGTGGTTTGCGAAGCAAAAGCCGTGGCAATTCAAAGGTGACATCGCGATTCCATCAGCGACGCAAAATGAAGTCAATGAAGAAGATGCCAAGCTCATGGTTGAAAATGGCATTACATACGTTGTCGAAGGTGCCAACATGCCATTGACTGCTGAAGCCATCGACTATATTCGTTTGCACCGTGTGCATTATGCCCCAGGTAAAGCCGCCAACGCGGGCGGTGTAGCAGTGTCTGCGCTTGAGATGTCACAAAACTCAGTCCGTCAGTATAAGAGCTTTGAGCAAATCGACTTGCGCCTCAAAAATATCATGCGAAATATCCATGACTGCGCAGCTGACGCCTCAGAACAGTATGGTCAAACAGATAATGGCTATATCAACTATATGGCTGGTGCAAATATCGTTGGCTTTAAACGAGTTGCTGATGCATTGGTCGCTTACGGTATTTTAAACTAA
- a CDS encoding PAS domain-containing protein, with translation MGSPIPDAHKPDMPAEQITLTYYDGTSRTVYDTGIERPYPDGKLIVSRTDLDGVLTHVNDAFVEISGYSVDELIGQPQSILRHPDMPKAAYKDLWDTAEAGQKWHGYVKNLCKDGSHYWVYATVVPNIRRGETVGYTSVRRKPSRSKIEAAMAQYAQMNQNEEG, from the coding sequence ATGGGTTCTCCAATCCCTGATGCACATAAGCCTGATATGCCCGCTGAGCAGATTACTCTGACTTATTATGATGGTACATCGCGGACTGTCTATGATACTGGTATTGAACGCCCTTATCCTGATGGCAAACTGATTGTATCTCGCACCGATTTGGATGGTGTGCTGACTCACGTCAACGATGCTTTTGTCGAAATTAGTGGCTACAGCGTTGATGAGCTTATTGGTCAGCCACAATCTATTTTGCGCCACCCTGATATGCCAAAAGCCGCTTATAAAGATTTGTGGGATACCGCAGAAGCTGGGCAAAAATGGCATGGCTACGTTAAGAATTTATGCAAAGATGGCAGTCACTATTGGGTCTATGCGACCGTTGTGCCAAACATTCGTCGCGGCGAAACAGTGGGTTATACCTCGGTACGCCGTAAGCCATCACGTAGCAAAATCGAAGCTGCTATGGCTCAGTATGCCCAAATGAATCAAAATGAGGAAGGCTAA
- a CDS encoding roadblock/LC7 domain-containing protein: MRTDSFQQILEDLNSSSADVEASALISNDGLMIASALPTGVDEDRVGAMSAALLSLGDRAGRELARGSIDRIMIQGEKGYVIMTSSGDEAVLTIMAKPNAKLGLIFLDIKRASEALAKLI; this comes from the coding sequence ATGCGTACAGATTCATTCCAGCAAATCTTGGAAGACCTAAACAGCTCATCAGCCGATGTTGAAGCATCTGCCCTTATTTCTAACGATGGTCTGATGATTGCCTCAGCACTACCAACGGGCGTTGATGAAGACCGTGTTGGCGCTATGTCAGCGGCTTTATTGTCATTGGGTGACCGCGCAGGTCGTGAGTTGGCACGTGGTAGTATCGATCGCATTATGATTCAAGGTGAAAAAGGCTACGTGATTATGACCTCATCTGGAGATGAAGCGGTACTTACTATTATGGCAAAACCGAATGCAAAACTTGGTTTGATATTCTTAGATATCAAGCGTGCCTCAGAAGCCCTTGCAAAACTTATCTAA
- the hutG gene encoding formimidoylglutamase — MTIARTTATTTTHIGHTPADMTQWTGRAEPFETARARYWYQLAQPYESQNIGLIGFACDQGVRRNQGRVGARAAPPLIRRAFATLPVIAELQQRFDGQLSTLLGDAGDIHCHDDDDFATNTLEQAQIKYAEEGSAIVKQGGLPIGLGGDHAIAYGSFLGLWQALESQNDTTISTHTAPTIGIINFDAHLDIRQSDVATSGTPFRQIAEHLDAHGQPFHYCCIGVSRFSNTAALFDRAEQLGVQVISDEDCQQQPWDTLAEQVKSFIDQVDIVYLTIDMDCLPSSVVPGVSAPAAFGIELGFVERMVKTIMATGKVKMADIAEINPTFDIDSRSCKVAARLLATMVEQHLLVT; from the coding sequence ATGACAATAGCGAGAACAACAGCAACGACTACCACTCACATTGGCCACACCCCTGCTGATATGACCCAATGGACAGGGCGCGCCGAGCCATTTGAGACGGCACGCGCCCGCTATTGGTATCAGCTTGCTCAGCCTTATGAGAGTCAAAATATTGGGCTAATTGGCTTTGCATGTGATCAAGGGGTCAGACGTAATCAAGGCCGCGTGGGTGCTAGAGCAGCCCCGCCATTAATTCGTCGAGCATTTGCTACGCTGCCAGTCATCGCTGAATTGCAACAGCGCTTTGATGGACAATTATCAACCTTATTGGGTGATGCTGGTGACATTCATTGTCACGACGATGATGACTTTGCCACGAATACTCTTGAACAAGCTCAGATTAAATATGCTGAGGAAGGGAGCGCTATCGTCAAGCAAGGCGGTTTGCCTATCGGATTGGGCGGTGATCATGCCATCGCTTACGGCAGCTTTTTAGGGTTATGGCAGGCTTTAGAAAGTCAAAACGATACAACTATCAGCACACATACAGCACCTACTATCGGAATTATTAATTTTGATGCCCACCTTGATATTCGCCAATCTGATGTAGCGACTTCTGGTACACCATTTCGCCAAATTGCTGAGCACCTTGATGCACATGGTCAGCCCTTTCATTATTGCTGTATTGGCGTCAGTCGATTTTCTAATACGGCGGCGCTCTTTGATCGCGCTGAGCAGTTAGGTGTACAAGTAATCAGTGACGAAGACTGTCAGCAGCAGCCTTGGGATACGCTTGCTGAGCAAGTCAAAAGCTTTATCGATCAGGTTGATATCGTGTATTTAACCATCGATATGGATTGCTTGCCATCTAGCGTCGTTCCAGGAGTTAGCGCACCTGCCGCCTTTGGCATTGAGCTAGGTTTCGTTGAACGCATGGTAAAAACTATCATGGCCACTGGTAAAGTAAAAATGGCCGACATTGCTGAGATTAATCCTACCTTTGATATTGACAGTCGTAGCTGCAAAGTTGCTGCTCGCTTACTAGCGACTATGGTAGAGCAGCATTTACTTGTCACCTAG
- the hutI gene encoding imidazolonepropionase has product MTSFDHVIINANVATFSEQYGFNIHSDNQADSNPYGQLLNAAIGIKSGKIAWIGTQNQITVHLPKYRASQITDVDGKWVTPGLIDCHTHIVYGGNRSNEFEARLQGASYQDIAAQGGGIVSTVTATRAASVESLFAQSEKRLLALMKEGVTSIEIKSGYGLDLDTERKMLTVARQLGEKYDIHVSTTYLAAHALPPEYKSHMQDRTDEYIEQVCEWLPILHSEGLVDAVDGFCENIAFSSDQIRCVFEVARALGLPVKLHSEQLSDIGGSALVTEYKGLSSDHLEHLSEEDIKKMAASNTVAVILPGAFYTLRDTKLPPIDALRKHQIPIAISTDCNPGTSPLTSLLLAMNMGCTLFYLTTEEVLAGATVYAAQALGLSNKGKIEIGCDADLVLWDIARPADLAYQMGLNPINGIMVQGKWRETV; this is encoded by the coding sequence ATGACGTCATTTGACCATGTCATTATTAACGCTAATGTCGCGACTTTTTCAGAGCAATACGGGTTTAATATTCATTCCGACAATCAAGCTGATAGTAACCCATACGGACAATTACTGAACGCTGCAATCGGTATTAAAAGTGGTAAAATCGCTTGGATTGGTACACAGAATCAAATCACTGTTCATTTACCTAAATATCGAGCTAGTCAAATCACAGATGTGGATGGCAAATGGGTAACTCCCGGACTCATCGACTGTCACACTCACATCGTTTATGGTGGCAACCGCAGTAACGAGTTTGAGGCACGCCTGCAAGGTGCCAGTTATCAAGACATTGCGGCACAAGGCGGCGGTATTGTCTCAACCGTCACTGCTACCCGCGCTGCCAGTGTAGAGTCGTTATTTGCACAAAGTGAAAAACGGTTGCTTGCACTGATGAAAGAAGGCGTCACCAGTATCGAAATCAAGTCTGGTTATGGCTTAGACTTAGACACGGAACGCAAAATGCTCACGGTCGCTCGCCAACTGGGAGAGAAATACGATATTCATGTGAGCACTACTTATCTAGCAGCACATGCCCTACCACCTGAATACAAGTCTCACATGCAGGACCGCACAGACGAATACATCGAGCAAGTCTGCGAGTGGCTACCCATCTTGCATTCAGAAGGCTTAGTCGATGCGGTCGATGGCTTTTGTGAAAACATTGCCTTTAGTAGCGATCAAATCAGATGCGTTTTTGAAGTGGCGCGCGCGTTAGGTCTGCCAGTCAAACTACACTCTGAGCAATTATCTGATATAGGCGGAAGTGCCTTGGTTACCGAATATAAGGGGCTGTCGAGCGACCACCTAGAGCACTTATCAGAAGAAGACATCAAAAAAATGGCGGCTAGCAATACCGTTGCAGTGATATTACCAGGAGCATTTTATACCTTGCGGGATACCAAATTGCCACCGATTGATGCACTACGCAAACATCAAATACCTATCGCAATTTCAACCGACTGCAATCCTGGCACCTCACCGCTTACCTCATTATTGCTTGCGATGAATATGGGCTGTACGCTATTTTACTTAACCACTGAAGAGGTACTGGCAGGGGCAACTGTTTATGCAGCACAAGCGCTGGGATTGTCTAATAAAGGCAAAATAGAGATTGGCTGTGATGCAGATTTGGTCTTATGGGATATCGCCCGCCCTGCGGATTTGGCTTATCAGATGGGACTAAACCCTATTAACGGCATTATGGTTCAAGGCAAGTGGCGTGAGACGGTATAG
- a CDS encoding PhnD/SsuA/transferrin family substrate-binding protein, producing MTTHNMLIAPDFSPERFAGWHMFNILIQKRANLNMHLNIPTSHAEQEQIIEAGDIQVIYANPFDAATLIREQGYRAVARPIGKSDEMVIAAAANSDIKRLEDIKAGATVAMADNRDVKLIGLRLLEAVDIEESDLKWDITETYQAAARKVIKGDAQAAFFLAEIFHSFSRLTKTQLSVLIESDLADISHVLLIKDDFPDTEIFMNAILNLHNDDDGREALAELGMPQGFEAMDEEDAEFMIDLMQTLLD from the coding sequence ATGACGACACACAATATGTTAATCGCCCCTGATTTTTCTCCTGAGCGTTTTGCAGGCTGGCACATGTTTAATATCTTGATTCAAAAACGTGCCAACCTAAATATGCATCTGAACATACCTACCTCACATGCTGAACAAGAGCAAATCATTGAGGCAGGTGACATTCAAGTTATCTATGCCAACCCATTTGATGCAGCCACTTTGATCCGTGAACAAGGCTATCGCGCTGTTGCACGCCCTATCGGCAAATCGGATGAGATGGTCATTGCTGCTGCGGCAAACAGTGATATCAAGCGCTTAGAAGACATTAAAGCGGGTGCGACCGTAGCAATGGCAGACAACCGTGATGTTAAGCTGATCGGCTTACGCTTGCTAGAAGCTGTGGATATAGAAGAGTCTGATCTTAAATGGGATATCACTGAGACTTATCAGGCAGCCGCCCGTAAAGTCATCAAAGGTGATGCTCAAGCGGCTTTTTTCTTGGCAGAGATTTTTCATAGCTTTTCACGCTTGACCAAAACTCAGCTGTCAGTGCTAATCGAAAGTGATTTGGCAGACATTAGCCATGTATTATTGATTAAAGATGACTTTCCTGATACAGAAATATTCATGAATGCGATCCTGAACTTGCATAATGATGACGATGGTAGAGAAGCATTGGCTGAACTTGGCATGCCTCAAGGGTTTGAAGCCATGGACGAAGAAGATGCTGAATTTATGATAGATTTGATGCAAACTTTACTTGATTAA
- a CDS encoding PepSY domain-containing protein: MSKIFKPFSLTTLGTRAAVVVGAAMLTTTIYASTQQPLASEVQAAKASRISLQQAINIAAKKSSGLLMSASFDHDDDKAQGGVYEMEFVTSSRNYEIKVDAMNGRVISTDVERLDSDDLVDYKALKQAKIDVKQAMKIAEKQSGGRVIEIEFKNDRDYSDHASYYEADILKGNSIVWLNVDANTGSVFNNKFKK, encoded by the coding sequence ATGAGCAAGATTTTCAAGCCATTTTCGCTAACGACTTTGGGTACCCGTGCTGCAGTAGTAGTGGGTGCGGCTATGTTGACTACGACAATCTATGCATCTACACAGCAACCGCTAGCAAGTGAGGTGCAAGCCGCCAAAGCCAGCAGAATAAGCTTACAACAAGCAATAAATATTGCGGCGAAAAAGTCATCTGGTCTATTGATGAGCGCCAGCTTTGATCACGATGATGATAAAGCACAAGGCGGTGTGTATGAGATGGAATTTGTAACCAGTAGCCGAAACTATGAAATCAAAGTCGACGCCATGAATGGTAGAGTGATTAGTACGGATGTGGAACGATTAGACAGTGATGATCTGGTAGATTATAAGGCGCTTAAACAAGCGAAGATTGATGTTAAACAAGCAATGAAAATTGCTGAAAAACAATCGGGCGGCCGTGTTATCGAGATTGAGTTTAAAAACGACCGAGATTATAGTGATCATGCGTCCTATTATGAAGCTGATATCCTTAAAGGTAATAGTATCGTTTGGCTAAATGTTGATGCCAATACTGGCAGCGTATTCAACAATAAGTTTAAGAAATAG